A single region of the Paraburkholderia sprentiae WSM5005 genome encodes:
- the flgL gene encoding flagellar hook-associated protein FlgL: MRISTQQYFSMNVSTMSNQQAQLSQIYQEISSGQSLTTAADNPLGAAQAVQLSSTAAALSQYTTNQNTALSSLQAEDSTLTSVVTTLQSVNTLGLSVGSGVLNDTNRSAIAAQLTALRDQLLTYANATDGSGNALFAGFQNSTKAFTTDAAGTVVYTGDTGTRTVQVTDSNAVATGDNGLSVFMSVGATNAQPIASGSSANTGTGVISAVTVTDPTNAANADSYKIQFSGSGSSLTYTVTDTTTNTMGTAQPYTSGSNITIAGQTVDITGTPAATDTFTVQPANQAGTNVFTNLNAMIAALQQPVSGNDAASATLQNAMNTGLSQLANTLNNVIAVQASVGGREQEVQALQTVTQTNTTQTASDLADLTSTDMVKTISKYTMQQAALQASQQAFVKIQSMSLFQYIGN, encoded by the coding sequence ATGCGAATTTCGACCCAGCAGTACTTCAGCATGAACGTCTCGACGATGAGCAATCAGCAGGCTCAGTTGTCGCAGATCTATCAGGAAATCTCGAGCGGCCAAAGCCTCACCACGGCCGCCGACAATCCGCTCGGCGCCGCGCAAGCAGTGCAGCTCAGTTCGACCGCGGCCGCGCTGTCGCAGTACACGACGAATCAGAACACCGCGCTGTCGTCGCTGCAGGCCGAGGACTCGACGCTCACCAGCGTCGTCACGACGCTGCAAAGCGTGAACACGCTGGGTCTGAGCGTCGGCAGCGGCGTGCTGAACGACACCAACCGCTCGGCGATCGCCGCGCAGCTGACGGCCCTGCGCGACCAGCTGCTGACCTATGCGAACGCGACCGACGGCTCCGGCAACGCGCTGTTCGCCGGCTTCCAGAACTCGACCAAGGCCTTCACGACCGATGCGGCCGGCACCGTGGTCTATACGGGCGACACCGGCACGCGCACTGTCCAGGTCACCGATAGCAATGCGGTCGCGACCGGCGACAACGGGTTGTCGGTGTTCATGAGCGTCGGCGCGACGAATGCGCAGCCGATCGCCTCGGGCAGTTCGGCCAACACCGGCACCGGCGTGATCAGCGCGGTGACGGTCACCGATCCGACCAACGCGGCGAACGCGGACTCGTACAAGATCCAGTTCAGCGGCAGCGGCAGTTCATTGACCTACACGGTCACCGACACGACGACCAACACCATGGGTACGGCGCAGCCCTACACGTCGGGTTCCAACATCACGATCGCCGGGCAGACCGTCGACATCACCGGCACGCCGGCCGCCACCGACACCTTCACCGTGCAGCCGGCCAACCAGGCAGGCACTAACGTGTTCACGAACCTGAACGCGATGATCGCCGCGCTTCAGCAGCCGGTGAGCGGCAACGACGCGGCCTCGGCGACGCTGCAGAACGCGATGAACACGGGTCTGTCGCAGCTTGCCAACACGTTGAACAACGTCATCGCGGTGCAGGCGTCGGTGGGCGGCCGCGAGCAGGAAGTCCAGGCGTTGCAGACGGTCACTCAGACCAACACCACGCAAACGGCAAGCGATCTCGCGGACCTCACCTCGACCGACATGGTCAAGACGATCAGCAAGTACACGATGCAGCAAGCGGCCTTGCAGGCGTCGCAGCAAGCGTTCGTGAAGATCCAGAGCATGTCGCTGTTCCAGTACATCGGCAACTGA
- a CDS encoding flagellar brake protein, protein MDMNQSNGQTDTNGQPHVPQNESVPDFGRRNPLEIGVQLRNLVNRGDFLTVEYAGGQLVTRLLDVDVRERTFTFDWGALSDLNAGLLNAPRCQFHASPDGVRVEFTTPTPRETRFEGLPAFEAEFPEVLFYVQRREYFRVPAPILDPFMCSGRLPEGDTFRFEVHDLSLGGVGMHTTDQRVGELPMGARLTDCELTLGALGRLSLDLQLVSHRSLALPNGTQRYQLGFRFLTLPGSAENTLQRLITQLEMKRRSLAR, encoded by the coding sequence ATGGATATGAACCAGTCGAACGGCCAGACTGACACGAACGGTCAGCCGCACGTCCCGCAAAACGAGAGCGTTCCCGACTTCGGCCGCCGCAATCCGCTGGAAATCGGCGTGCAGTTGCGCAATCTCGTCAATCGCGGCGACTTCCTCACCGTCGAATATGCGGGTGGGCAACTCGTCACGCGGCTGCTCGACGTCGACGTGCGCGAACGAACTTTCACCTTCGATTGGGGCGCGCTCTCCGATCTGAACGCGGGGCTGCTCAACGCGCCGCGCTGCCAGTTCCACGCGTCGCCCGACGGCGTGCGCGTCGAGTTCACGACCCCGACGCCGCGCGAGACGCGCTTCGAGGGACTGCCGGCGTTCGAGGCCGAGTTCCCCGAGGTGTTGTTCTACGTGCAGCGGCGCGAGTATTTCCGCGTCCCCGCGCCGATTCTCGATCCATTCATGTGTAGCGGCCGCCTGCCCGAGGGCGACACGTTCCGCTTCGAGGTGCACGACCTGTCGCTCGGCGGTGTCGGCATGCACACGACCGACCAGCGCGTCGGCGAATTGCCGATGGGCGCGCGCCTGACGGACTGCGAGCTCACGCTCGGCGCGCTGGGCCGTTTGTCGCTCGATCTGCAACTCGTGTCGCATCGCTCGCTCGCGCTGCCGAACGGCACGCAACGCTATCAGCTCGGCTTCCGTTTCCTGACGCTCCCGGGCAGCGCGGAAAACACGCTGCAGCGGCTGATCACGCAGCTCGAAATGAAGCGCCGCTCGCTGGCGCGCTGA
- the flgJ gene encoding flagellar assembly peptidoglycan hydrolase FlgJ, translated as MNSDTTNSVNSANDLTSRFALDVQGFGALSAQAKASPQAGMKMAAQQFDAVFTQMMLKSMRDATPQDGPFDSHDTATFTSMMDQQMAQQLSKKGIGVADAMLKQLMRNQGMQVGGANGAGAAGGLAGMANALGGGSGGDAGQSAALNALARAYGNAQANGQLALGRAYSANSALTPPVRGDGSSPKVDAFVDKLAAPAQAASAATGIPARFIIGQAALESGWGKSEIKKADGSTSHNVFGIKAGNDWTGKTVSTVTTEYVNGKPHRTVEKFRSYGSYEEAMTDYASLLKNNPRYAQVINSSHDVNGFATGMQRAGYATDPHYAKKLMSIMQKMG; from the coding sequence ATGAATTCGGATACGACCAATAGCGTCAACTCCGCCAACGATCTGACCAGCCGGTTCGCGCTCGACGTGCAGGGCTTCGGCGCGCTGAGCGCACAGGCGAAGGCCTCGCCGCAAGCCGGCATGAAGATGGCCGCGCAGCAGTTCGACGCGGTGTTCACGCAGATGATGCTCAAGAGCATGCGCGACGCGACGCCGCAGGACGGTCCGTTCGATTCGCACGACACCGCGACCTTCACATCGATGATGGATCAGCAGATGGCGCAGCAGCTATCGAAGAAGGGCATCGGCGTGGCCGACGCGATGCTCAAGCAGCTGATGCGTAACCAGGGCATGCAGGTGGGCGGTGCGAACGGCGCGGGCGCGGCCGGTGGTCTCGCCGGCATGGCCAACGCGCTCGGCGGCGGTAGCGGCGGCGACGCAGGCCAGAGCGCAGCGCTCAACGCGCTCGCGCGCGCCTACGGCAACGCCCAGGCAAACGGCCAGCTCGCGCTCGGCCGGGCCTACTCGGCCAATAGCGCGCTGACGCCGCCGGTGCGCGGCGACGGCAGTTCGCCGAAAGTCGACGCGTTCGTCGACAAGCTCGCGGCGCCGGCGCAGGCCGCGAGCGCGGCGACCGGCATTCCGGCGCGCTTCATCATCGGTCAGGCCGCGCTCGAATCGGGTTGGGGCAAGAGCGAGATCAAGAAGGCCGACGGCTCGACCAGCCACAACGTGTTCGGCATCAAGGCGGGCAACGACTGGACCGGCAAGACCGTGTCGACGGTCACGACCGAATACGTGAACGGCAAGCCCCATCGCACGGTCGAGAAATTCCGCTCGTACGGCTCGTACGAGGAAGCGATGACTGATTACGCGAGCCTGTTGAAGAACAATCCGCGTTATGCGCAGGTGATCAATTCGTCGCACGACGTAAACGGTTTTGCGACCGGCATGCAGCGCGCCGGTTATGCGACCGATCCGCATTACGCAAAAAAGCTGATGTCGATCATGCAGAAAATGGGCTGA
- the flgK gene encoding flagellar hook-associated protein FlgK has protein sequence MSSNLLTIGLSGLNAAQWGLTTTGENISNASTPGYTVETPVYSETSGSYTGSGYLPMGVSTDTVQRSYSQYLTTELNNAQSSSSALTAYNTMITELNNLVGSPTSGIASAISGYFTGLQNVANSASSVSTRQTAISDAQTLANQINAAGQQYDQLRSSVNTQLSDTATQINTYTAQIASLNTQIKQASSQGQPPNQLLDERDQAVSNLSQLVGVSVVQDNGNYSLFMSNGQPLVLAGNSFNLGTATSTSDPSELSVQYLGQAGAKPAPTPQTLSDTSVSGGTLGGLLQFRSQTLDPAEAQLGAIATSFAAQVNAQNELGLTLNGTAGGALFTVGSPTVYANPQNSGNATLGASFANAAQPTTSDYTLSYNGSAYTLTDNETGSIVGSAANLNNPIGGLQFSVASGTMKAGDSFSVEPTRGALDGFALTTTSPSAIAAAAPVLASASTSNTGSATITQGTVSAGYSAPTSASTITYTAGTGLTGFPIGSVVTVAGSPPASYTISAATTPVPYSASAGATLTITNPTNATSAGVMNNVTVTISGTPANGDSFTIGPNTGATNDGRNAQLLSNLTSAQVLNGGTATLTGAYANYVNTIGNQTTQIQTSATAQSTLVTQITSAQQSVSGVNINEEAANLLQYQQLYQANSKVIQTAQTLFQTLLGIFS, from the coding sequence ATGTCCAGCAATCTGTTGACTATCGGCCTTAGCGGACTCAACGCGGCCCAATGGGGTTTGACGACCACTGGTGAGAACATCAGCAACGCGTCGACACCCGGCTATACGGTGGAAACCCCGGTGTACTCGGAGACGAGCGGCAGCTACACCGGCTCCGGCTACCTGCCGATGGGCGTCTCCACCGACACCGTGCAGCGCTCGTACAGCCAGTACCTGACGACCGAGCTGAACAACGCGCAGTCGTCGAGCAGCGCGCTCACCGCGTACAACACGATGATCACCGAGCTCAATAACCTGGTCGGCAGTCCGACCTCGGGCATTGCGAGCGCGATCAGCGGCTATTTCACGGGCCTGCAGAACGTCGCCAACAGCGCATCGAGCGTGTCGACGCGGCAGACCGCGATCAGCGACGCGCAGACGCTCGCGAACCAGATCAACGCGGCGGGCCAGCAGTACGACCAGTTGCGCTCGAGCGTCAACACGCAGCTGAGCGACACGGCCACGCAGATCAACACCTATACCGCGCAGATCGCGTCGCTCAACACGCAGATCAAGCAGGCGAGCAGCCAGGGCCAGCCGCCGAACCAGTTGCTCGACGAGCGCGACCAGGCGGTGTCGAACCTGTCGCAGCTGGTCGGCGTGTCGGTCGTGCAGGACAACGGCAACTACAGCCTGTTCATGTCGAACGGACAGCCGCTCGTGCTGGCCGGCAACAGCTTCAACCTCGGCACGGCGACGTCGACGAGCGATCCGAGCGAGCTGTCGGTCCAGTATCTCGGCCAGGCTGGTGCGAAGCCCGCGCCGACCCCGCAGACACTATCGGACACGAGCGTATCCGGCGGCACGCTTGGCGGCCTGCTGCAATTCCGCTCGCAAACGCTCGATCCTGCCGAGGCGCAACTTGGCGCGATCGCGACCAGCTTCGCCGCGCAGGTCAACGCGCAGAACGAGCTCGGCCTCACGCTGAACGGCACCGCGGGCGGCGCGTTGTTCACCGTCGGCTCGCCGACCGTGTACGCGAACCCGCAGAACAGCGGCAATGCGACGCTCGGCGCGTCGTTCGCCAACGCGGCCCAGCCGACCACGAGCGATTACACGCTGTCGTACAACGGCAGCGCCTACACGCTGACCGACAACGAGACCGGCAGCATCGTCGGTTCGGCGGCGAACCTGAACAACCCGATCGGCGGCCTGCAGTTCTCGGTCGCGAGCGGCACGATGAAGGCGGGCGACTCGTTCTCGGTCGAGCCGACCCGGGGCGCGCTGGACGGCTTCGCGCTGACCACCACGTCGCCCTCGGCGATCGCGGCGGCGGCACCGGTGCTCGCGTCGGCCTCGACGTCGAACACCGGCAGCGCGACGATCACGCAGGGCACGGTATCGGCCGGCTACAGCGCGCCGACCAGTGCATCGACGATCACCTACACCGCGGGCACCGGCCTCACCGGCTTCCCGATCGGCTCGGTGGTGACGGTTGCCGGCTCACCGCCCGCGTCGTACACGATCAGCGCGGCAACGACCCCGGTGCCGTATTCGGCGAGCGCGGGCGCGACGCTGACGATCACCAACCCGACCAACGCGACGAGCGCGGGCGTGATGAACAATGTAACGGTCACGATCAGCGGCACGCCCGCCAACGGCGACTCGTTCACGATCGGACCGAACACCGGCGCGACCAACGACGGCCGCAACGCGCAACTGCTGTCGAATCTGACTTCGGCGCAGGTGCTCAACGGCGGCACCGCGACGCTGACGGGCGCATACGCGAACTACGTCAACACGATCGGCAACCAGACCACGCAGATCCAGACGTCGGCGACCGCGCAAAGCACGCTCGTCACGCAGATCACATCGGCGCAACAGTCGGTGTCGGGCGTCAATATCAATGAGGAAGCGGCGAACCTGCTTCAGTACCAGCAGCTCTATCAGGCCAACAGCAAGGTCATCCAGACCGCGCAGACGCTGTTCCAGACTTTGCTTGGCATCTTCTCGTAA
- the fliR gene encoding flagellar biosynthetic protein FliR — translation MFTVTYSQLNVWLTAFLWPFARIAALIATAPVFGNMSLPSRVKIGLAAFTTIIVAPTIGALPHVTVFSAAGVWILVNQFLIGIALGVTMQVVFQAVDATGYFIGLGMGLGFATFFDQQATGSGVVISRYMTTIATLVFLAVDGHLQMIAALVTTFQSVPVSANLLAPHGWQTLANWGGSIFSAGLLLALPVVVALLIANMALGILNRAAPQIGVFQIGFPLTMLVGLLLVQLMLPNMIPFFVRLFDSGIDQMGRVAAALT, via the coding sequence ATGTTTACGGTCACCTACTCTCAACTGAACGTCTGGCTGACCGCGTTCCTGTGGCCGTTCGCGCGCATCGCCGCGCTGATCGCGACCGCGCCGGTGTTCGGCAACATGTCGCTGCCCTCGCGCGTGAAGATCGGCCTTGCCGCATTCACGACCATCATCGTCGCACCGACGATCGGCGCGCTGCCGCACGTCACCGTCTTTTCCGCAGCCGGCGTGTGGATTCTGGTCAATCAGTTCCTGATCGGCATCGCGCTCGGCGTGACGATGCAGGTCGTGTTCCAGGCGGTCGATGCGACCGGCTACTTCATCGGCCTCGGCATGGGCCTCGGCTTCGCGACCTTCTTCGACCAACAGGCGACCGGCTCGGGCGTGGTGATCTCGCGCTACATGACGACGATCGCGACGCTGGTGTTTCTCGCCGTCGACGGTCATCTGCAGATGATCGCCGCGCTGGTGACGACCTTCCAGTCGGTGCCGGTGTCGGCGAACCTGCTTGCGCCGCACGGCTGGCAGACGCTCGCGAACTGGGGCGGCTCGATATTTTCCGCGGGGCTGTTGCTAGCGTTGCCGGTCGTCGTTGCGCTGCTGATCGCCAACATGGCGCTCGGCATTCTCAATCGCGCGGCGCCGCAGATCGGCGTGTTCCAGATCGGCTTCCCGCTGACCATGCTGGTCGGTCTGCTGCTCGTGCAGCTGATGCTGCCGAACATGATCCCGTTCTTCGTGCGGCTGTTCGATAGCGGCATCGATCAAATGGGACGGGTCGCGGCCGCGCTGACGTAA
- the fliO gene encoding flagellar biosynthetic protein FliO → MKRLAGRGVLFASRDVLLQNVFKALAASATVFGASTVAHAADMNAVNNAAKIASGVGAGSAVPALGVGAVLQTFVGLAVVIGLVFGCAWLARRFGLQPGQRGGLVKTVGGASLGGKERVAVVEIGDTWLVLGAAPGNVRLLHTMPAGSAAAETVATSPAPLSGTFGQRFRDALKGEVGKRFNAHGGGDR, encoded by the coding sequence ATGAAACGTTTGGCCGGTCGCGGCGTCCTGTTTGCGTCGCGCGATGTTCTATTGCAGAACGTGTTCAAGGCGCTCGCGGCGAGCGCCACGGTGTTCGGCGCGTCCACCGTCGCGCACGCCGCCGACATGAACGCGGTCAACAACGCCGCGAAGATCGCCTCGGGGGTCGGTGCGGGTAGCGCGGTGCCGGCGCTCGGCGTCGGCGCGGTGCTGCAAACCTTCGTCGGGCTCGCGGTCGTGATCGGCCTCGTGTTCGGCTGCGCGTGGCTCGCGCGACGCTTCGGCCTGCAGCCGGGCCAGCGCGGCGGCCTCGTGAAGACGGTCGGCGGCGCTTCGCTCGGCGGCAAGGAGCGCGTCGCGGTCGTCGAGATCGGCGATACGTGGCTCGTGCTCGGCGCGGCGCCCGGCAACGTGCGGCTGCTGCATACGATGCCGGCGGGTTCCGCCGCGGCCGAGACGGTTGCCACTTCGCCCGCACCGCTTTCCGGCACCTTTGGTCAACGCTTTCGCGACGCCCTGAAAGGCGAAGTGGGCAAACGTTTCAACGCGCACGGCGGCGGGGATCGGTAA
- the fliL gene encoding flagellar basal body-associated protein FliL: protein MATTTAPQQAAPASPGPLKRIILIVLIALIAAGAAGAGVWFFMSKRAPVAASAEAAPAPSAVPLFFPLESMTVNLQSDDGQPHFLRIGLTLKLGDAATQQALTDHMPEVRSRILLALSNKHPEELAPLEGKRALAEELKKLITEPTDKSAAPIRVQDVLFTEFVVQ, encoded by the coding sequence ATGGCAACCACGACCGCCCCGCAACAAGCCGCGCCCGCCTCGCCGGGCCCCCTGAAGCGCATCATCCTGATCGTCCTCATTGCGCTGATCGCCGCGGGCGCTGCCGGTGCGGGCGTGTGGTTCTTCATGTCCAAGCGCGCACCCGTCGCCGCATCCGCCGAAGCCGCGCCGGCGCCGTCCGCCGTGCCGCTCTTCTTCCCGCTCGAATCGATGACCGTCAACCTGCAATCGGACGACGGCCAGCCGCACTTCCTGCGCATCGGCCTCACGCTCAAACTCGGCGACGCCGCCACCCAGCAGGCACTCACCGATCACATGCCGGAAGTGCGCAGCCGCATCCTGCTCGCGCTGTCGAACAAACACCCCGAAGAGCTCGCGCCGCTCGAAGGCAAACGCGCGCTCGCCGAAGAGCTGAAGAAGCTGATCACCGAGCCGACCGACAAGAGCGCCGCACCGATCCGCGTGCAGGACGTGCTGTTCACCGAGTTCGTCGTGCAGTGA
- the fliQ gene encoding flagellar biosynthesis protein FliQ, whose protein sequence is MTPEAVMTLAHQAMYVGLVLASPLLLVALVVGLLVSLFQAATQINEATLSFIPKLLAIALTLVIAGPWMLTTMLDYLRHTITSIPTLVN, encoded by the coding sequence ATGACACCCGAAGCAGTCATGACCCTGGCCCACCAGGCCATGTACGTCGGCCTGGTGCTGGCCTCTCCGCTGCTGCTGGTCGCGCTCGTCGTCGGTCTGCTCGTGAGCCTGTTCCAGGCCGCCACGCAGATCAACGAAGCCACGCTGTCGTTCATCCCGAAGCTGCTTGCGATCGCGCTCACGCTGGTGATCGCCGGGCCGTGGATGCTGACCACGATGCTCGACTATCTGCGCCACACGATCACCAGCATTCCGACGCTCGTCAACTGA
- the fliN gene encoding flagellar motor switch protein FliN, protein MSDLNTQPESDLAAAEQLAAGAVSAADEDAAMADWASALAEQNGNDEINPAAGGVFQPLSKVAPTSTHNDIDMILDIPVQMTVELGRTKIAIRNLLQLAQGSVVELDGLAGEPMDVLVNGCLIAQGEVVVVNDKFGIRLTDIITPSERIRKLNR, encoded by the coding sequence ATGAGTGACCTGAACACACAGCCCGAGAGCGATCTCGCGGCAGCCGAGCAACTCGCCGCCGGCGCGGTGTCCGCCGCGGACGAAGACGCGGCGATGGCCGACTGGGCCAGCGCGCTCGCCGAGCAGAACGGCAACGACGAAATCAACCCGGCCGCGGGCGGTGTGTTCCAGCCGCTGTCGAAAGTCGCGCCGACCTCCACGCACAACGATATCGACATGATCCTGGACATTCCGGTCCAGATGACGGTCGAGCTCGGCCGCACCAAGATCGCGATCCGCAATCTGCTGCAGCTCGCGCAGGGATCGGTCGTCGAACTCGACGGTCTCGCCGGCGAGCCGATGGACGTGCTGGTCAACGGCTGCCTCATCGCGCAGGGCGAAGTGGTGGTCGTCAACGACAAGTTCGGCATCCGGCTGACCGACATCATCACGCCGTCCGAACGCATCCGGAAACTCAATCGATGA
- the fliP gene encoding flagellar type III secretion system pore protein FliP (The bacterial flagellar biogenesis protein FliP forms a type III secretion system (T3SS)-type pore required for flagellar assembly.) gives MQVSFRRSGWFFALPRGVARALPAVLQVALPALLFALPALSFAQTAGLPAFTTSPGPNGGTTYSLSVQTMLLLTMLSFLPAMVLMMTSFTRIVIVLSLLRQALGTTTTPPNQVLVGLALFLTLFVMSPVLDKAYNEGYKPFSEGTLPMDQAVSRGVAPFKTFMLRQTRESDLALFARISHAAPMQGPEDVPLSLLVPSFVTSELKTGFTIGFTIFIPFLIIDMVVASVLMSMGMMMVSPATISLPFKLMLFVLVDGWQLLLGSLAQSFV, from the coding sequence ATGCAGGTCAGTTTCAGGCGGTCAGGTTGGTTCTTCGCACTACCGCGCGGTGTAGCGCGGGCACTTCCCGCAGTGCTTCAAGTCGCGCTGCCGGCGCTGCTGTTCGCGCTGCCGGCGCTATCGTTCGCGCAAACCGCCGGCCTGCCGGCCTTCACCACGAGCCCCGGCCCGAACGGCGGCACGACCTACTCGCTGAGCGTGCAGACGATGCTGCTGCTCACGATGCTGTCGTTCCTGCCCGCGATGGTGCTGATGATGACGAGCTTCACGCGCATCGTGATCGTGTTGTCGCTGCTGCGCCAGGCGCTCGGCACGACCACGACGCCGCCGAACCAGGTGCTCGTGGGTCTCGCGCTGTTTCTCACGCTGTTCGTGATGTCGCCGGTGCTCGACAAGGCCTATAACGAAGGCTACAAGCCGTTCTCCGAAGGCACCCTTCCGATGGACCAGGCGGTGTCGCGCGGGGTCGCGCCGTTCAAGACCTTCATGCTGCGTCAGACCCGCGAAAGCGACCTTGCGCTGTTCGCGCGCATCTCGCATGCGGCGCCGATGCAGGGGCCCGAAGACGTGCCGCTGTCGCTGCTGGTGCCGTCGTTCGTGACGAGCGAGCTGAAGACCGGCTTCACGATCGGCTTTACGATTTTCATTCCGTTCCTGATCATCGACATGGTGGTCGCGAGCGTGCTGATGTCGATGGGGATGATGATGGTGTCGCCCGCGACGATTTCCCTGCCGTTCAAGCTGATGCTGTTCGTGCTCGTCGACGGCTGGCAGTTACTGCTCGGCTCGCTCGCGCAGAGCTTCGTCTGA
- the fliM gene encoding flagellar motor switch protein FliM produces the protein MGHEEFMSQEEVDALLKGVTGESDTESEQSDRTGVRPYNIATQERIVRGRMPGLEIINDRFARLLRVGIFNFMRRSAEISVGPVKVQKYSEFTRNLPIPTNLNLVHVKPLRGTSLFVFDPNLVFFVVDNLFGGDGRFHTRVEGRDFTQTEQRIITKLLNLTFEHYAASWKSVRPLQFEYVRSEMHTQFANVATPNEIVIVTQFSIEFGSTGGTLHICMPYSMIEPIRDGLSSPIQGEAIDVDRRWVRVLSQQVQAAEVKLTADLAQVPVTFEQILNMRKGDVLPINIPEHITAKVDGVPVMECGYGIFNGQYALRVQKMISAADTMKDGGYE, from the coding sequence ATGGGCCACGAAGAGTTCATGTCCCAGGAGGAGGTCGATGCCCTTCTGAAGGGCGTCACCGGCGAATCCGACACGGAATCCGAGCAAAGCGACCGCACGGGCGTACGCCCGTACAACATCGCGACGCAGGAGCGCATCGTCCGTGGCCGGATGCCCGGCCTGGAAATCATCAACGACCGCTTCGCGCGCCTGTTGCGCGTCGGCATTTTCAACTTCATGCGGCGCTCGGCGGAAATCTCCGTCGGCCCGGTGAAGGTCCAGAAGTACAGCGAATTCACGCGCAATCTGCCGATCCCGACCAACCTGAACCTGGTCCACGTGAAGCCACTGCGCGGCACGTCGCTGTTCGTGTTCGATCCGAACCTCGTGTTTTTCGTGGTCGACAATCTGTTCGGCGGCGACGGCCGCTTCCACACGCGCGTCGAAGGACGCGATTTCACGCAGACCGAGCAGCGCATCATCACCAAGCTGCTCAACCTGACGTTCGAGCATTACGCGGCGTCGTGGAAGAGCGTGCGTCCGCTGCAGTTCGAATACGTGCGCTCCGAAATGCACACGCAGTTCGCCAACGTCGCGACACCGAACGAGATCGTCATCGTCACGCAGTTCTCGATCGAGTTCGGCTCGACGGGCGGCACGCTGCACATCTGCATGCCGTACTCGATGATCGAGCCGATCCGCGACGGGCTGTCCTCCCCGATCCAGGGCGAGGCGATCGACGTCGACCGCCGCTGGGTGCGCGTGCTGTCGCAGCAGGTGCAGGCTGCCGAAGTGAAATTGACGGCCGACCTCGCGCAGGTGCCGGTCACGTTCGAACAGATCCTGAACATGCGCAAAGGCGACGTTTTACCGATCAACATCCCCGAGCACATCACCGCGAAAGTCGACGGCGTGCCGGTGATGGAATGCGGCTACGGAATTTTCAATGGTCAGTACGCGTTGCGGGTCCAGAAGATGATCAGCGCAGCCGACACGATGAAGGATGGTGGATATGAGTGA